Proteins encoded by one window of Archaeoglobus veneficus SNP6:
- the dsrA gene encoding dissimilatory-type sulfite reductase subunit alpha — MSETPLLDQIPDGPWPSFVKEIKKTAEMQEKLVAEGKDIKMPGSAKGLLKQLEVSYKDKMTHWKHGGIVSVVGYGGGVIGRYSDLGEEIPEVHHFHTIRINQPSGWFYTSKALRQLCDVWEKWGSGITNFHGSTGDIILLGTRSEYLQPCFEDMMKLDPPFDIGGSGSDLRTPSCCMGPALCEFACYDTLDVCYDLTMEYQNELHRPMWPYKFKIKCSGCPNDCVAAKARSDFAIIGTWKDEIQIDQEAVKEYAKWMDIENEVVKLCPTGAVKWDGKELTIDNKNCVRCMHCINKMPKALKPGKERGATILIGAKAPVVEGAIIGWVAVPFVEMKKPYTEIKEILEALWDWWDEEGKFRERVGEMIWRKGMGEFLRVIGQEADVRMIKHPRTNPFMFFEREELVQSKVVDALVKKGAKWRSFKFGEEEE, encoded by the coding sequence ATGTCAGAAACGCCCTTGCTTGACCAGATACCTGATGGCCCATGGCCCAGTTTTGTTAAAGAGATTAAAAAGACAGCAGAGATGCAGGAAAAACTTGTTGCAGAGGGCAAGGACATTAAAATGCCCGGTTCTGCAAAGGGCCTTCTCAAGCAGCTTGAGGTAAGCTACAAGGACAAAATGACCCACTGGAAGCACGGTGGTATCGTTTCGGTTGTAGGATATGGTGGTGGAGTTATCGGAAGGTATTCTGACCTTGGTGAGGAAATACCAGAGGTACACCACTTCCACACGATTCGTATCAACCAGCCGTCGGGCTGGTTCTATACGAGCAAAGCATTGAGGCAGCTCTGTGACGTATGGGAGAAGTGGGGAAGCGGAATTACGAACTTCCACGGTTCAACTGGAGACATAATTCTACTCGGAACAAGGAGCGAATACCTGCAGCCCTGTTTCGAGGACATGATGAAACTTGACCCGCCATTTGACATTGGTGGTTCAGGTTCAGACCTGAGAACTCCGAGCTGCTGCATGGGCCCTGCACTCTGTGAATTCGCCTGCTACGACACTCTTGATGTCTGCTACGACCTGACCATGGAGTACCAGAACGAGCTTCACAGGCCGATGTGGCCATACAAGTTCAAGATCAAGTGCTCTGGATGCCCGAACGACTGTGTTGCCGCTAAGGCAAGGTCTGACTTCGCGATTATCGGTACCTGGAAGGACGAGATCCAGATCGACCAGGAGGCTGTTAAGGAGTATGCGAAGTGGATGGACATCGAGAACGAGGTTGTAAAGCTCTGTCCAACCGGTGCGGTTAAGTGGGACGGCAAGGAGCTCACCATTGACAACAAGAACTGTGTCCGCTGTATGCACTGTATAAACAAGATGCCCAAGGCACTCAAGCCGGGCAAGGAGAGAGGAGCAACGATTCTTATTGGTGCAAAGGCACCGGTTGTAGAGGGAGCAATTATTGGATGGGTGGCCGTACCGTTCGTCGAGATGAAGAAGCCGTACACTGAGATAAAGGAGATTCTGGAGGCACTCTGGGACTGGTGGGACGAGGAAGGCAAATTCAGAGAGAGAGTCGGAGAGATGATCTGGAGAAAGGGAATGGGCGAGTTCCTGAGAGTCATCGGCCAGGAAGCAGATGTCAGGATGATCAAGCACCCGAGGACCAACCCGTTCATGTTCTTCGAGAGGGAAGAGCTCGTGCAGTCCAAGGTTGTTGACGCCCTTGTGAAGAAGGGTGCGAAGTGGAGATCATTTAAGTTTGGTGAGGAGGAGGAGTGA
- the dsrB gene encoding dissimilatory-type sulfite reductase subunit beta, translating to MQAEKPEWWKTDFGPPHYEQMMHPVLKKNYGKWAYHEVIRPGVIKRVAESGDTVYVVRFGTPRLISIYTIKELCDIADKYSDGYLRWTSRHNVEFILTDESKIDDLIKEVQETTGFPCGGTWDTPSGKYALSNIIHTQGWIHCHTPAIDASGIVKAIMDELYEYFVDMKLPAMCRISLACCANMCGAVHASDISIVGIHRTPPLVDDDAVKRMCELPTTAASCPTAAIRIKAKEKTVEVDGEKCMYCGNCYTMCPGMPLFDPENDGSAILVAGKVSDARHMPELSKVVVPWVPNEPPNWPTLVQYIKKIFLAWAENAKKHERMVEFIDRIGWERFFELADLEFSWHLIDDFRVPPFMYASYRTSTQFRW from the coding sequence ATGCAGGCTGAAAAACCAGAATGGTGGAAGACTGATTTTGGTCCTCCGCACTATGAGCAGATGATGCACCCGGTACTTAAGAAGAACTACGGCAAGTGGGCATACCATGAGGTAATCAGACCGGGTGTGATAAAGAGGGTTGCAGAGAGCGGAGATACTGTTTACGTCGTGAGGTTTGGTACTCCGAGGCTTATAAGCATCTATACAATAAAGGAGCTCTGTGACATTGCCGACAAGTACTCTGACGGTTACCTGAGATGGACAAGCAGGCACAACGTTGAGTTCATCCTCACGGATGAGAGCAAGATTGACGACCTCATCAAGGAGGTTCAGGAGACCACTGGCTTCCCGTGCGGTGGTACGTGGGACACCCCAAGTGGTAAGTATGCTCTCTCAAACATCATCCACACCCAGGGCTGGATACACTGCCACACGCCCGCTATCGACGCTTCGGGTATTGTGAAGGCTATCATGGACGAACTCTATGAGTACTTTGTTGACATGAAACTGCCGGCAATGTGCAGAATCAGCCTTGCATGCTGTGCTAACATGTGTGGAGCAGTTCACGCTTCGGACATATCCATTGTCGGTATCCACAGGACTCCTCCGCTCGTTGATGACGACGCAGTGAAGAGGATGTGTGAGCTGCCAACTACTGCTGCATCATGTCCAACTGCTGCAATTAGAATCAAGGCCAAGGAGAAGACTGTCGAGGTTGACGGCGAGAAGTGCATGTACTGTGGTAACTGTTACACAATGTGTCCGGGTATGCCACTCTTTGACCCGGAGAACGACGGATCAGCAATCCTTGTAGCCGGTAAGGTGTCGGATGCAAGACACATGCCTGAGCTCTCGAAGGTGGTTGTACCGTGGGTGCCCAACGAGCCTCCGAACTGGCCAACACTCGTGCAGTACATCAAGAAGATCTTCCTCGCATGGGCAGAGAACGCCAAGAAGCACGAGAGAATGGTCGAATTCATTGACAGAATTGGCTGGGAGCGCTTCTTCGAGCTTGCTGACCTCGAGTTCTCATGGCACCTCATCGACGACTTCAGAGTACCGCCGTTCATGTACGCGTCCTACAGGACGTCCACCCAGTTCAGGTGGTAA
- a CDS encoding UPF0182 family membrane protein: MKKRFEATVDRKIVLFLIIVALLVSLSIALHLYTELLWFESLNLDSVFMAMLYYKVVLFAVFFVVAFALLSLNRFALQKASYEFGEPLKLPFWVDLSLALLVALLFSRLWLQYVYFTNSVDFNLKDPIFGLDVSFYVFKLPFIQTVLSFSLSLLILAILISAAYYAFIFRWVKSFDELKDVFPQTGYVHISLLLSGIFILIAAYFYFARFDLLTSPHGAVMGAGYTDVHVRLPAMGLIAALSLLFAGISVYFGFRRNIDAISALFIVLAVVIVLSIVAVPAAVQKLKVEPNELVKEEEYIRYGIDFTRFAYGLDVKKMYYSAENNLSVDTIERNRGTIDNIRIWDHRPLLSVYRQMQQIRTYYFINDVDVDRYYIDGRYTQLMITARELSTDLLSPRAQTWLNKHLIFTHGYGVVASPVNSITREGLPDLIVEDIPPKGKIAIERPEIYYGELTTDYVIVKTKQKEFDYPLGEGNILTTYNGSGGVKLDSYFKKLMYSIKFGDVKFLLSDYITTESSLMYHRNIIDRVSTIAPFLVYDKDPYIAVIDGKQYWIIDSYTTLDKFPYSAKYPTFNYVRNPVKVFVDTYNGTLKFYVIQEEPVIKVLMKAFPDLFISADKMSEEERAHIRYPVDLFEVQAHIYATFHMDDAKTFYNREDVWVIPQEILEDERIEMEPYYVILTLPESSEPEFLLMLPFTPKGRDNIIAWLAARCDEEYGELRLYEFPKGQLIYGPMQIEAKIDQDPDISKLFTLWGQVGSKVIRGNLLVIPIENSILYIEPIYLRAVNAQIPELRGVIVVYKDMLAMRPTLDEALIAVFGEEEVKPEVIEDESVQDLARLSIDLYNLAMEEAKAGNWSGFGEAIERLGDVLTKLNQTAGVS, from the coding sequence ATGAAAAAACGATTCGAAGCGACAGTAGATAGGAAAATAGTACTATTTCTGATCATCGTTGCGCTTTTGGTCTCTCTAAGCATCGCCTTACATCTTTACACGGAACTTCTATGGTTTGAGTCCCTCAATCTTGATTCCGTCTTTATGGCCATGCTGTATTACAAAGTTGTTCTGTTTGCAGTCTTTTTTGTTGTTGCATTTGCCCTGCTCAGCCTCAACCGTTTTGCCCTTCAAAAAGCGAGCTATGAGTTTGGCGAACCCCTTAAATTGCCATTCTGGGTGGATCTATCACTGGCCCTACTTGTAGCCCTGCTCTTTTCTCGCTTGTGGCTGCAGTACGTTTACTTCACGAACTCGGTTGACTTCAACCTTAAAGATCCGATTTTTGGACTCGATGTCTCATTCTATGTTTTCAAACTTCCATTCATCCAGACTGTACTTTCCTTTTCCCTCTCACTGCTCATACTTGCCATCTTAATCTCGGCAGCGTACTACGCTTTCATATTCAGGTGGGTGAAAAGTTTTGATGAGCTCAAGGATGTATTCCCTCAAACGGGGTATGTTCATATCTCTCTGCTTCTATCTGGCATTTTCATCCTCATAGCAGCATACTTCTACTTCGCGAGGTTCGATCTGCTAACTTCTCCACATGGAGCGGTTATGGGTGCTGGCTATACAGATGTACACGTAAGACTTCCTGCAATGGGGTTAATCGCAGCATTATCGCTTCTTTTTGCTGGAATAAGTGTTTATTTTGGATTCCGAAGAAACATCGATGCTATATCTGCGCTCTTTATTGTTCTGGCAGTAGTGATAGTACTCTCCATTGTTGCAGTGCCCGCTGCTGTCCAGAAGCTTAAAGTTGAACCAAATGAGCTTGTTAAGGAGGAAGAATACATACGGTACGGCATAGACTTCACGAGGTTTGCCTACGGCCTAGACGTTAAGAAAATGTACTATTCTGCCGAGAACAATCTCAGCGTCGATACAATTGAAAGAAATCGTGGCACCATTGATAACATCAGAATCTGGGATCACCGCCCCCTGCTCAGCGTTTACAGGCAGATGCAGCAGATAAGGACTTATTACTTTATAAACGATGTTGATGTGGATCGTTACTACATTGATGGCAGGTACACACAGCTTATGATCACTGCAAGGGAGCTTTCAACCGATCTACTTTCGCCGAGAGCACAAACATGGCTTAACAAGCATCTGATATTTACTCACGGTTACGGTGTTGTTGCCTCGCCGGTAAATTCTATAACTAGGGAAGGTCTGCCAGATCTGATAGTTGAGGACATACCTCCAAAGGGAAAAATAGCTATTGAACGCCCTGAAATCTACTATGGCGAGCTGACAACAGATTACGTGATCGTTAAAACCAAGCAGAAGGAATTTGACTATCCTTTGGGGGAGGGAAATATTCTAACGACTTACAATGGTTCTGGTGGGGTTAAGCTCGATTCGTACTTTAAAAAGCTTATGTACTCGATAAAATTTGGCGACGTCAAGTTTCTACTGAGCGATTATATCACAACGGAAAGCAGTTTGATGTATCACAGGAATATAATAGACAGGGTATCCACGATAGCACCCTTCCTCGTGTACGACAAAGACCCCTATATAGCTGTAATAGATGGAAAGCAGTACTGGATAATCGATTCGTATACAACACTCGACAAGTTCCCGTACTCCGCAAAATATCCGACATTCAACTACGTTCGAAATCCAGTTAAGGTTTTTGTCGACACGTACAACGGAACACTCAAATTCTACGTTATTCAGGAAGAACCCGTTATTAAGGTTTTGATGAAAGCGTTTCCAGATCTTTTTATTTCAGCAGATAAAATGAGTGAAGAAGAGAGAGCCCACATAAGGTATCCAGTTGACCTGTTTGAAGTTCAAGCACATATTTACGCAACTTTCCACATGGATGATGCCAAGACGTTCTACAACCGTGAGGATGTATGGGTAATCCCGCAGGAGATTTTAGAGGATGAAAGAATAGAGATGGAACCCTATTACGTTATACTAACTCTGCCCGAAAGTAGCGAGCCAGAGTTCCTGTTAATGCTTCCGTTCACGCCGAAAGGAAGGGATAACATCATTGCCTGGTTGGCGGCAAGATGTGATGAGGAATACGGCGAATTAAGGCTGTATGAATTTCCGAAAGGTCAGCTGATTTATGGCCCTATGCAGATAGAGGCGAAGATCGATCAGGATCCCGACATCTCAAAGTTATTCACTCTCTGGGGGCAGGTTGGATCGAAGGTTATCAGGGGTAACTTGCTTGTTATCCCTATAGAGAACTCCATACTGTACATTGAGCCCATTTATCTGAGAGCTGTAAATGCCCAGATTCCAGAGCTCAGAGGCGTTATAGTTGTTTACAAAGATATGCTGGCGATGAGACCAACACTTGACGAAGCTCTGATAGCAGTATTTGGTGAGGAAGAGGTCAAGCCCGAAGTCATTGAGGATGAAAGCGTGCAGGATCTTGCGAGGTTATCGATAGATCTTTACAATCTGGCGATGGAGGAAGCGAAGGCTGGTAACTGGAGTGGATTTGGTGAAGCTATTGAAAGGCTTGGAGATGTGCTTACCAAGCTAAACCAGACTGCAGGGGTTAGTTAA
- a CDS encoding EMC6-like membrane protein: MIGLTDTIKTLMPLALGGIAGVLSYIVTSGGGNRDPVGIIILVFLIYLHKFLLPKFGINPEGKDWLAISFLSLAAWYVVWTFLLNL; this comes from the coding sequence GTGATAGGCTTGACTGACACGATCAAAACCCTGATGCCACTGGCCCTTGGAGGGATTGCGGGAGTACTCTCATATATAGTAACGAGTGGAGGGGGCAACAGAGACCCTGTAGGTATAATAATACTCGTTTTTCTGATATATCTGCACAAGTTTCTTCTTCCAAAGTTTGGCATCAATCCGGAGGGAAAGGACTGGCTCGCAATAAGTTTTCTATCCCTCGCAGCCTGGTACGTCGTCTGGACTTTTCTGCTTAACCTGTAA
- a CDS encoding threonine--tRNA ligase, translating to MKLLLIHADYIEYETKKATKVAEPFEGKGERVEEVLVAFTAVEKGDNAEVAKAAAREIEEVARKVGAERIMIYPYAHLSSNLSSPDLAVELLKTIESSIEGFEVHRAPFGWYKAFKISCKGHPLSELSREIKGEDSEVTQALKAEEKVKSYWYILTPDKKLVEIDKFDFTGYDNLKKFANYEIAKRRAVDAIPPHVEYMKKLQLADYEEASDSGHMRYYPKGRLIKSLLETFVTQKCIEYGAMEVETPIMYSREHPTLRRYLERFPARQYIIKGDKREFFLRFAACFGQFLMCSDATITYKNLPLRMYELTRYSFRKEQRGELVGLRRLRAFTMPDMHTLTKDMEQAKQEFFNQYKLSVETLKEIGLEPEDYEVAIRVTKDFYNENKEFVHSLVDVLKKPILVEMWDQRFFYFVLKFEFNFVDALEKASALSTVQIDVENAERYDITYVNEKGEKEHPFILHCSASGAIERCIYALLEKAYMEKEKGKLPMLPVWLSPTQVRIIPVSEKYVDYAIEVAKKMNGVRVDVDDRDETLGKKIRDASMEWIPYIAVVGENEVNEGYLTVTIRSESTQKEQKRVKMSVEELVERIRMECEGKPFKPLPLPMLLSSRPTFR from the coding sequence ATGAAACTTTTACTCATTCACGCTGATTACATCGAGTATGAGACAAAAAAGGCTACCAAGGTAGCCGAACCCTTCGAAGGGAAGGGTGAGAGAGTCGAAGAAGTTCTCGTTGCCTTCACCGCCGTTGAAAAGGGAGACAATGCTGAAGTGGCAAAGGCTGCTGCAAGGGAAATTGAGGAGGTTGCAAGGAAGGTTGGTGCTGAGAGAATAATGATATATCCATATGCTCACTTATCATCGAATCTTTCAAGCCCCGACCTTGCGGTAGAGCTTCTCAAGACAATAGAGAGTAGCATTGAAGGCTTTGAGGTTCACAGAGCTCCCTTCGGCTGGTACAAGGCCTTCAAGATCTCCTGCAAAGGGCACCCGCTCAGCGAGCTGTCAAGGGAGATCAAAGGCGAGGACAGCGAGGTCACTCAGGCTTTAAAGGCCGAAGAAAAGGTAAAGAGCTACTGGTACATCCTGACACCTGATAAAAAGCTTGTAGAAATCGACAAGTTCGACTTCACAGGTTATGATAATCTGAAAAAGTTTGCGAACTATGAGATAGCAAAGAGAAGGGCCGTTGATGCAATTCCACCGCACGTCGAGTACATGAAAAAGCTGCAGCTTGCGGACTACGAGGAGGCGAGCGATTCTGGCCACATGCGCTACTATCCGAAGGGCAGGCTGATAAAGAGCCTTCTTGAAACTTTCGTAACCCAGAAGTGCATTGAATACGGAGCGATGGAGGTTGAAACGCCAATAATGTACAGCAGGGAGCACCCAACGCTCCGCCGTTATTTAGAGCGATTTCCTGCAAGACAGTATATAATAAAGGGTGACAAGAGAGAATTCTTCCTGAGGTTTGCCGCCTGCTTTGGTCAGTTCCTGATGTGCAGCGACGCAACGATTACATACAAGAACCTCCCGCTTCGGATGTACGAGCTGACGAGATACTCCTTCAGGAAAGAGCAGCGCGGTGAACTCGTTGGACTTAGGAGGCTCAGAGCCTTCACGATGCCAGATATGCACACGCTGACCAAGGACATGGAGCAGGCCAAGCAGGAGTTCTTCAATCAGTACAAGCTCAGTGTCGAAACCCTTAAGGAGATAGGGCTCGAACCAGAAGATTACGAGGTTGCCATAAGAGTTACAAAGGACTTCTACAACGAGAACAAGGAGTTCGTACACTCTCTCGTTGATGTGCTCAAGAAGCCCATTCTCGTTGAGATGTGGGACCAGCGCTTCTTCTACTTCGTTTTGAAGTTCGAATTCAACTTTGTTGATGCTCTCGAAAAAGCCTCGGCTCTTTCAACCGTGCAGATCGATGTCGAGAATGCGGAGAGGTACGACATAACGTACGTGAACGAGAAGGGAGAGAAGGAACATCCGTTTATCCTTCACTGTTCCGCAAGCGGTGCGATTGAGCGGTGCATCTACGCGCTGCTCGAAAAGGCATACATGGAGAAGGAGAAGGGCAAACTCCCCATGCTCCCTGTCTGGCTCTCGCCAACACAGGTCAGGATAATTCCCGTATCTGAAAAGTACGTAGACTACGCCATAGAAGTAGCAAAGAAGATGAACGGCGTTAGGGTAGATGTTGACGACAGAGACGAGACTCTCGGAAAGAAGATTAGAGATGCGTCGATGGAATGGATTCCGTACATTGCTGTTGTGGGAGAGAACGAGGTAAATGAGGGCTACCTTACAGTCACAATAAGATCCGAATCGACGCAGAAGGAGCAGAAGCGTGTGAAGATGAGCGTTGAAGAACTTGTGGAGAGAATAAGAATGGAGTGTGAGGGTAAACCATTTAAACCACTTCCCCTCCCAATGCTTCTCTCATCAAGACCCACCTTCAGGTGA
- a CDS encoding dissimilatory sulfite reductase D family protein translates to MADITYTEEDKQKVLEKLGQKTWKIKDLAKILKMDKKVVQKIVMDLIDEGKAAYWSSGSTTYYSTPEYIEEYERKRAGG, encoded by the coding sequence ATGGCTGATATAACATACACGGAGGAGGACAAGCAGAAAGTCCTCGAAAAGCTGGGTCAGAAGACCTGGAAGATAAAGGACCTTGCAAAGATCCTCAAAATGGACAAGAAAGTTGTCCAGAAAATCGTAATGGACCTGATTGACGAGGGCAAGGCTGCATACTGGTCTTCTGGCTCTACGACATACTACTCGACTCCCGAGTACATCGAGGAGTACGAGAGAAAGAGGGCCGGGGGCTAA
- the cobA gene encoding uroporphyrinogen-III C-methyltransferase, which produces MAGKVYIVGAGPGDPGLLTLKAVKAIEEADVILYDKLVGNEIIEMLKGMNKKLVYAGKRSNEKGAIRQKEINELMKKYAKEGKVVVRLKGGDPFVFGRGGIEAEFLAKEGIPFEIIPGVSSINSVPAYAGIPLTHPTLSSSVLIVTGRDDIEAWKQTPLMGTIVILMGRDTLASICAHLIEAGRDPSTPVAVIEKGTTKEQKVIVGNLADITEKARKAKVCGPALIVVGEVVRLSAVLNHRKP; this is translated from the coding sequence ATGGCCGGAAAAGTTTATATCGTAGGAGCAGGCCCCGGAGATCCAGGTCTGCTAACTCTGAAGGCCGTTAAAGCCATTGAGGAAGCTGATGTTATTTTATACGATAAACTCGTCGGAAATGAAATAATTGAAATGTTAAAAGGCATGAATAAAAAACTCGTATACGCAGGAAAGCGGAGTAATGAAAAGGGTGCAATTAGGCAGAAGGAAATAAATGAACTGATGAAAAAGTATGCAAAGGAAGGTAAAGTTGTCGTCAGATTAAAGGGTGGAGATCCCTTCGTTTTTGGTAGAGGCGGAATTGAGGCTGAGTTCCTTGCGAAGGAAGGCATACCCTTTGAGATTATACCCGGCGTAAGCTCCATAAACTCTGTGCCTGCATACGCGGGGATACCGCTCACACACCCCACACTCTCCTCTTCTGTTTTGATAGTCACAGGGAGAGATGATATAGAGGCGTGGAAACAAACGCCGCTGATGGGAACCATAGTAATTCTGATGGGCCGGGATACACTCGCCAGCATATGTGCCCATCTCATAGAGGCAGGAAGAGATCCTTCTACGCCGGTCGCAGTTATAGAAAAGGGTACAACGAAGGAGCAGAAAGTTATCGTCGGCAATCTTGCTGACATCACCGAGAAAGCAAGAAAGGCGAAGGTATGCGGGCCAGCTTTGATAGTCGTCGGCGAAGTTGTGAGACTCTCCGCTGTTTTAAATCACAGAAAACCCTGA
- a CDS encoding ribosome biogenesis/translation initiation ATPase RLI — MRIAVVDAKRCKPKRCSLECVKYCPKVRTGAEAVVVNDKAVISEELCVGCGICVKKCPFKAISIVNLPEKLEGREVHRYGVNGFVLYNLPIPKKGYVVGLLGANGTGKSTAVKILSGQLKPNLGKEEASWEEIFDRFAGTELLDYLKALADGNVRTAVKPQYIEAIPKVYKGKAIDLLKKADELGIADELIQKLDLENSIKRDVSELSGGELQRLAIAACLAKDADFYFLDEITSYLDIYQRTTAAKVIREKAEEKPVLIVEHDIAILDMLADFVHISYGEPGVYGVITNPKGVRVGINQYLRGYLPEENVRIRDKPIEFEVFQPREGESEKILLEYPSFRKSYPGFTLYAEGGDIKNGEVLGVVGANATGKSTFVKVLAGVIEDDEKKIKLDLKVSYKPQYVKADVSVPVGTFLRGINPAVDSSYYRTEFLKPLGIENLLDRNLDDLSGGELQRVAIIACLLRDADLYLLDEPSAHLDVEQRTEVARLIRRFALNMEKSVLVVDHDIYLIDMISDRLLVFEGEPGRKGVARKPRGMREGMNLFLSNLGITFRRDEETKRPRVNKLGSRLDREQKAKGEYYYYF, encoded by the coding sequence ATGCGCATCGCGGTCGTTGACGCAAAGCGATGCAAGCCGAAGCGATGCAGCCTCGAGTGCGTGAAGTACTGCCCGAAGGTAAGGACTGGAGCCGAGGCCGTCGTAGTCAACGATAAAGCAGTCATATCAGAGGAACTCTGCGTTGGATGCGGAATATGTGTCAAGAAGTGTCCCTTCAAAGCAATATCTATAGTAAACCTGCCTGAAAAACTCGAAGGTAGAGAAGTTCACAGGTACGGCGTTAACGGTTTTGTCCTCTATAACCTGCCCATTCCAAAGAAGGGTTACGTCGTTGGTTTGCTTGGAGCAAACGGCACGGGAAAAAGCACGGCTGTGAAAATACTTTCCGGCCAGCTAAAGCCAAACCTCGGAAAGGAGGAGGCTAGCTGGGAAGAAATATTCGATAGGTTTGCGGGAACTGAGCTTCTCGACTACCTCAAGGCCCTCGCAGACGGAAATGTCAGGACGGCTGTAAAACCCCAGTACATCGAAGCGATACCGAAGGTTTACAAAGGCAAGGCCATCGACCTCCTCAAAAAGGCAGACGAGCTTGGGATTGCTGATGAGCTGATCCAGAAACTGGACCTTGAAAACTCCATTAAAAGAGACGTTTCGGAGCTCAGCGGTGGAGAGCTTCAAAGGCTCGCAATTGCAGCGTGCCTCGCGAAAGACGCGGACTTCTACTTTCTCGACGAGATAACGTCCTACCTCGATATCTACCAGCGAACCACCGCTGCGAAGGTTATAAGGGAGAAGGCAGAGGAGAAGCCCGTGCTTATCGTTGAACACGACATAGCCATCCTCGACATGCTCGCTGACTTCGTCCACATAAGCTACGGCGAACCGGGCGTTTACGGAGTTATAACGAATCCAAAAGGCGTCAGGGTTGGAATTAACCAGTATCTTAGGGGATACCTGCCCGAAGAGAACGTAAGAATAAGGGACAAACCAATCGAGTTTGAAGTTTTCCAGCCAAGAGAGGGCGAGTCGGAGAAGATTCTTCTCGAGTATCCATCCTTCAGGAAGTCGTATCCCGGGTTCACACTCTATGCTGAAGGCGGAGACATAAAGAACGGGGAAGTCCTCGGCGTCGTTGGAGCAAACGCGACTGGAAAATCCACCTTCGTCAAGGTTCTCGCCGGAGTGATTGAGGACGATGAGAAGAAGATCAAGCTCGATCTAAAGGTATCCTATAAGCCCCAGTACGTTAAAGCTGACGTGAGCGTGCCCGTAGGAACATTTTTGAGGGGCATAAATCCAGCCGTTGATTCGTCCTACTACAGAACCGAGTTCCTGAAACCCCTTGGCATAGAGAACCTGCTGGACAGAAATCTCGACGACCTGAGCGGTGGAGAATTACAGCGTGTTGCAATAATAGCATGTTTGCTGAGGGATGCTGACCTCTACCTGCTTGACGAGCCCTCAGCACACCTCGATGTAGAGCAGCGAACAGAGGTTGCAAGGCTCATAAGACGCTTTGCTTTGAATATGGAGAAGAGTGTTCTCGTCGTAGACCATGACATATACTTAATCGACATGATAAGCGACCGTCTGCTTGTTTTCGAAGGGGAACCAGGGAGGAAGGGCGTAGCAAGAAAACCAAGAGGAATGAGAGAAGGAATGAACCTCTTCCTCTCGAATCTCGGTATAACGTTCAGGCGTGACGAAGAAACGAAGAGGCCGAGAGTTAACAAGCTCGGCTCGAGGCTCGACAGGGAGCAGAAGGCGAAGGGTGAATACTACTACTATTTCTGA
- a CDS encoding type I phosphomannose isomerase catalytic subunit produces the protein MEIPDFLLQVEENLVEKPWAGNNLSLFKGVNGRIGESWEFSPHPKRPSFVGIGEKVVALSELVGVKEIFGKYRPILVKFIDAASQLSVQVHPSDRDAKKLGEKDGGKEEAWFTLSDSLLMIGFKRSVTPEEFVKAVESEEIVECLNVVQTEEGEAFYVPSGTIHAIGYGFVFEVSTCSDLTYRVYDFGRGRELHLEKALKVMNFEACDIEALRQRKKDGRVIDTPFFAVDCVEVRSGRDVEVENEAYSIVTCIDGGVKLSSSGMVVELLKGRSIFVTAKTKKYIVSGKGRILVSYPR, from the coding sequence ATGGAAATTCCGGACTTTTTGCTGCAGGTTGAGGAAAATCTTGTGGAGAAGCCCTGGGCGGGCAACAATCTTTCACTGTTTAAGGGAGTGAACGGTAGAATAGGCGAGTCGTGGGAGTTCTCACCCCACCCGAAAAGACCATCTTTCGTTGGGATTGGGGAAAAAGTCGTTGCTCTCAGCGAGCTTGTTGGCGTTAAGGAGATTTTTGGTAAGTATAGGCCTATCCTCGTCAAGTTCATAGATGCTGCTTCTCAGCTCAGCGTTCAGGTTCATCCATCCGACAGGGATGCTAAAAAGCTTGGGGAGAAAGATGGAGGGAAGGAGGAAGCCTGGTTCACTCTTTCAGACTCTTTACTCATGATTGGTTTTAAACGCAGTGTAACGCCGGAAGAGTTCGTAAAAGCAGTGGAGAGCGAAGAAATAGTCGAATGCCTGAACGTTGTTCAGACTGAAGAAGGGGAAGCCTTCTATGTGCCATCTGGCACGATACACGCCATCGGCTACGGGTTTGTATTCGAGGTTTCGACTTGCTCGGATTTGACCTACAGGGTTTACGATTTTGGCAGAGGTAGGGAACTCCATCTGGAAAAGGCGTTAAAAGTGATGAATTTTGAGGCCTGCGACATCGAAGCGTTGAGGCAGAGAAAAAAGGATGGCCGAGTTATCGATACGCCCTTTTTTGCAGTTGACTGTGTCGAAGTCAGATCTGGAAGGGATGTTGAAGTTGAAAATGAAGCATACAGCATAGTAACGTGTATCGATGGCGGAGTGAAGCTTTCAAGCAGTGGCATGGTGGTAGAGTTATTGAAAGGGCGCTCGATATTCGTTACGGCGAAAACTAAGAAATATATTGTGTCTGGTAAAGGGCGAATTCTGGTGAGTTATCCGCGGTAG